A genome region from Geobacter pickeringii includes the following:
- the lgt gene encoding prolipoprotein diacylglyceryl transferase produces the protein MPFPQIDPVFFRLGPLEFRWYGLMYIMGFIASYFILQRGARRRGLPFTKDDVADIIFSLALGVILGGRLGYIVFYNAAYYLAHPLKVLAVWEGGMSFHGGLIGVVLAGICAARKKRIGFFALADLCVPAVPVGLGLGRIGNFINGELYGRVTDVPWGIVFPGGGGAPRHPSQLYEAVLEGPVLFAILAVAGRKERPTGAVFWTFVATYGLFRFFVEFFREPDAQLGLLLGPFSMGQFLSFPMFLLGVTMVFVVSRRGKR, from the coding sequence ATGCCGTTTCCCCAGATAGACCCTGTTTTCTTCCGCCTCGGCCCCCTGGAGTTCCGCTGGTACGGCCTCATGTATATCATGGGGTTCATCGCCTCCTACTTCATCCTTCAGCGGGGGGCGCGGCGCAGGGGGCTCCCCTTCACCAAGGATGATGTGGCCGACATCATCTTCAGCCTGGCTCTTGGAGTGATCCTGGGGGGGCGTCTCGGCTACATCGTCTTTTACAATGCGGCCTACTACCTTGCCCACCCGCTGAAGGTTCTGGCGGTATGGGAAGGGGGGATGTCGTTCCACGGGGGGCTAATCGGGGTGGTGCTGGCGGGGATCTGTGCGGCGCGGAAAAAGCGGATCGGGTTTTTCGCCCTTGCCGATCTCTGCGTGCCGGCGGTGCCGGTTGGGCTCGGCCTTGGCCGGATCGGCAACTTCATCAACGGAGAACTCTACGGCCGGGTGACCGATGTGCCGTGGGGGATCGTTTTCCCCGGCGGAGGAGGGGCGCCGCGTCATCCGTCACAGTTGTACGAGGCGGTTCTCGAAGGGCCGGTGCTCTTTGCGATCCTGGCGGTGGCGGGGCGGAAGGAGCGGCCCACCGGCGCCGTCTTCTGGACCTTCGTTGCGACATATGGCCTGTTCCGGTTTTTCGTCGAGTTTTTCCGGGAGCCCGATGCGCAGTTGGGACTGCTGCTTGGCCCCTTTTCCATGGGGCAGTTCTTGAGCTTTCCGATGTTTCTCCTCGGCGTGACGATGGTGTTCGTGGTCAGCCGCCGGGGGAAACGGTAG
- a CDS encoding DUF4124 domain-containing protein: MARYLFTALLLLCAVPAFADIYKWVDDRGTVNFAEDLGKVPRKYRKKVVVIPEGAPSAPEVTETVVDQGKKAAAETAGEKSRPAKQEKKAVYGGRDEDSWKAEFTKLRGDIKSYESEIAERKAKIANPEKMSRGEYLSLQSQVKRLEDKLAELQGKLSALTESARKAGVPPELR, from the coding sequence ATGGCCCGATACCTATTCACCGCACTGCTTCTTCTGTGTGCCGTACCGGCGTTTGCCGACATTTATAAATGGGTCGACGACCGGGGAACCGTCAACTTTGCCGAGGATCTGGGAAAAGTCCCGCGGAAGTACCGGAAAAAGGTGGTCGTGATCCCCGAAGGGGCACCATCAGCTCCGGAGGTGACGGAGACGGTCGTCGATCAGGGAAAGAAAGCTGCCGCCGAAACGGCAGGTGAGAAGTCCCGCCCGGCCAAGCAGGAGAAGAAAGCGGTCTATGGCGGCAGGGATGAGGATTCGTGGAAGGCGGAATTCACCAAGCTAAGGGGAGACATCAAGTCGTACGAGAGCGAAATTGCCGAGCGCAAGGCGAAGATCGCCAACCCCGAGAAGATGAGCCGCGGCGAATACCTCAGCCTGCAGAGCCAGGTGAAGCGGCTCGAGGATAAGCTGGCGGAACTTCAGGGCAAGCTGAGTGCCCTTACCGAAAGCGCCCGGAAAGCGGGGGTTCCGCCGGAACTCCGCTGA
- a CDS encoding ATP-binding protein — protein sequence MLWITSVQLPAFGRFRGADFSFRPGMNLVSGKNEAGKSTLLDAVSGTIFGFRRDKDRFIPWDGGGRCEARVSFAYDGREMTIMRDFLTDKVQAVERRGETVTWRFEGKVSPAGRSSEREEYLGKIEEIWGFAEADIFRNSVSVGQRDLKIEGGGGLTTRIKQLLSGYAEMDYDAVVESLEKELYELTRRPGGRSKDRELEEVRARMAELAEAWREANRTAEGLARTDAELGELRRFIDSARADLEKGEKYLQRVKKYHAAAAQEVALRKEFDRVQEEREKVAALMAQQEKVDARLAPFAALAELPDGFDRTIEVYCAACERLVQLEHERAAFAAEGAAAARAVPAATVLVPLVCWLAAAGSWLVAPRFSVGVIAVAVVVSAIVALRAVRARQALSSESARRQGRFDALDGEIARLRREVSLHEAELGNHLGATDAAGARGLIVDLERVAELKGERDRVASALRVLAPLDDLVTQGSELARELAVVREAMESVVGAGFRVMSHEEYVEAEEKMRRLEGEMREKERAALLKEQELAGLRKGGLDLEAIAEEGEELKSREERLVRRVGALRLAAELLRETLDDYRATYLARLSTEINGKLFNLTAGRYREAQLDDGFNLAIGADGALHPVESYSCGAQDQAYLASRLALGGILSRGRKLPFLLDDPLVNFDDERKTAALTALNLVAADHQVILFVHDERYGKLKGSDLWNRIRIDAKGSSDGQLHLL from the coding sequence ATGCTCTGGATCACCTCCGTGCAGCTCCCGGCATTCGGCCGTTTCCGGGGGGCCGACTTCTCCTTCCGCCCCGGGATGAACCTTGTCTCCGGCAAGAACGAAGCGGGGAAGTCGACGCTGCTCGATGCGGTTTCTGGCACGATCTTCGGTTTCCGGCGCGACAAGGACCGGTTCATTCCCTGGGACGGAGGAGGGCGGTGCGAGGCCCGGGTCAGTTTTGCCTATGACGGCCGCGAGATGACCATCATGCGGGACTTCCTCACCGACAAGGTCCAGGCTGTGGAGCGGCGGGGCGAGACGGTGACCTGGCGGTTCGAAGGGAAGGTTTCGCCCGCGGGACGGAGCAGCGAGCGGGAGGAATACCTGGGAAAGATCGAAGAGATCTGGGGGTTCGCCGAGGCCGATATCTTCCGCAATTCCGTCTCCGTGGGGCAGCGGGACCTCAAGATCGAAGGGGGGGGCGGACTCACGACGAGGATCAAGCAGCTCCTTTCGGGTTACGCCGAGATGGACTACGATGCAGTGGTCGAGAGTCTCGAGAAGGAGTTGTATGAACTGACCAGGCGTCCCGGCGGCCGTTCTAAGGACCGCGAGCTGGAAGAGGTTCGCGCCCGCATGGCGGAGCTGGCCGAGGCGTGGCGGGAGGCGAACCGGACCGCGGAGGGGCTTGCCAGGACCGACGCGGAACTGGGGGAGTTGCGCCGTTTCATCGATTCTGCCCGGGCCGATCTGGAAAAAGGGGAGAAATATCTCCAGCGGGTAAAAAAGTATCATGCCGCCGCGGCGCAGGAAGTGGCACTGCGCAAGGAGTTCGACCGCGTTCAGGAGGAACGGGAGAAAGTGGCGGCCCTCATGGCCCAACAGGAGAAGGTCGATGCTCGCCTGGCCCCCTTTGCCGCGCTTGCCGAGCTTCCTGACGGCTTCGACCGGACCATCGAGGTCTACTGCGCGGCGTGCGAACGGCTCGTCCAGCTGGAGCATGAGCGTGCGGCGTTCGCTGCAGAGGGGGCTGCGGCCGCTCGGGCGGTGCCGGCGGCAACCGTGCTCGTCCCCCTTGTCTGCTGGCTTGCGGCGGCTGGTTCGTGGTTGGTGGCGCCGCGGTTTTCCGTCGGCGTGATTGCCGTGGCGGTGGTCGTCTCCGCCATCGTGGCTCTGCGGGCAGTCCGGGCGAGACAGGCGCTGAGCAGCGAGTCCGCCCGCCGCCAGGGGCGTTTCGATGCCCTCGACGGCGAGATTGCCCGCCTTCGGCGGGAGGTTTCCCTGCATGAAGCGGAACTCGGGAACCACTTGGGGGCGACCGATGCCGCCGGCGCCCGGGGACTCATCGTCGATCTGGAACGCGTTGCAGAGCTGAAGGGAGAGCGGGACCGCGTGGCAAGTGCCCTGAGGGTCCTGGCCCCGCTGGACGATCTGGTGACTCAGGGAAGTGAACTCGCCCGGGAGCTCGCCGTGGTCCGGGAGGCGATGGAGAGCGTTGTCGGGGCGGGATTCCGGGTCATGTCCCACGAGGAGTACGTCGAAGCCGAGGAGAAGATGCGGCGGCTCGAGGGGGAGATGCGGGAGAAGGAGCGGGCTGCCCTTCTCAAGGAGCAGGAGCTGGCGGGGCTCCGCAAGGGGGGGCTCGACCTGGAGGCGATCGCCGAAGAAGGGGAAGAGCTCAAGTCCCGCGAAGAACGGCTCGTCAGACGGGTCGGCGCCCTGCGGTTGGCGGCGGAACTGCTCCGGGAAACCCTCGACGACTACCGCGCCACCTATCTGGCGCGGCTCTCCACGGAGATCAACGGCAAGCTCTTCAATCTGACCGCCGGCCGGTACCGGGAAGCGCAGCTCGATGACGGCTTCAACCTCGCCATCGGAGCCGATGGCGCGCTCCATCCGGTGGAGTCCTACAGTTGTGGTGCCCAGGATCAGGCGTATCTCGCCTCCCGGCTGGCCCTCGGAGGGATCCTGTCGCGGGGAAGAAAATTACCTTTTCTTCTCGACGACCCTCTGGTAAATTTTGACGATGAACGCAAAACGGCGGCACTTACGGCACTTAACCTCGTCGCCGCCGACCACCAGGTGATCCTCTTCGTCCATGACGAACGCTACGGAAAGCTCAAAGGGTCCGACCTCTGGAACCGGATACGAATCGACGCGAAAGGAAGCTCGGATGGACAGCTGCATCTTCTGTAA
- a CDS encoding sodium:solute symporter family transporter yields the protein MILSIELVAGVSLLYIALLFMVAYYADKKREAGRSVIANPLVYTLSIAVYHTSWTFYGSVGKAATTGLDFLLIYLGPTLVAFSWWFLLRKIVRIAKENNITSIADFISSRYGKSQWLGAIITIIALLGIMPYIALQLKAVSTTFDILCGYPYMQLPLLHSNFPLSLHTNFFAALILGVFGVIFGARRLVSSERHEGLVAAVAVESVVKLIAFLAVGIYVTYGLFDGFGDIFARISSQGMLLDHLTTLGEQGETSYARWFSTLYLAMGAIILLPRQFHVMVIENSNEEHIKKAMWLLPAYMFLINLFVLPVALGGILQTGGILGADFFVLTLPLKNGHSWLTLLAFLGGFSAAAGMVMVESVAISTMILNHLLMPIIVSLNPRPWFPKLLINLKRLSIFVVVLLGFLYQTVVGETFMLVNMGLISFAAAAQFGPALIGGLYWRRGNKAGALAGIVLGFLFWAYTLLLPSFIMSGWLPKAILDDGPFGIALLKPTALFGLVGFDIWTHAVFWSLLFNVGAYLGCSILLGQSDRERDQMKKFVDVFKAKANGVPWETKRMSKPVTIMQFVNLMAKFIGEPQAHTAIAEYLGNREINEHGGVSEFELPKLKRFTEKTLAGSVGAAAAGAIVESYLSDLGSRMEPVYDIFSTVQASLAESREALYVRLRASEIMNRTLDLQIIMDDLLNLVLKEFKLDLAVIRLIDENGMLRVRSFSGKGIAGITGRDWEPESETYIGDAFLANRVQFVNDTQYITKPVSRELMQREGIKSFAHIPIARKGEQPLGIMSVFSKGIVGLFNEPFLNLLESLAGQLAQAVKIVKEMEAKEQERAQKERALLEHARVVNEMEIAKQIQLSLLPSSPPTLPGIAIAGRCKPATHVGGDYYDFFLHGEHGIDMVIADVSGHSVGAALIMAETRSVLRAQASSDKNVDAILATLNELLHDDLTAAELFITMFYVRFNVENRTLSYANAGHNPPLIHRNGTPACTELDAEGLILGVKREVDFEHRTVTLLEGDIVLLYTDGITEAQNREGDFFGTGRLCDILAVNRQRPVDEIVDTVQREVEAFCGGASLNDDVSMVAFKILPLRTVNESMSEGTANGVR from the coding sequence GTGATCCTCAGCATCGAACTGGTGGCCGGGGTATCGCTCCTCTACATCGCCCTTCTCTTCATGGTGGCCTACTACGCCGACAAGAAGCGCGAGGCCGGCAGAAGCGTCATTGCTAACCCCCTTGTCTACACCCTTTCCATCGCCGTCTATCACACCTCCTGGACCTTCTACGGCAGCGTCGGCAAAGCGGCCACCACCGGCCTCGATTTCCTCCTCATCTATCTCGGCCCGACCCTGGTCGCCTTTTCATGGTGGTTTCTGCTGCGGAAAATCGTCCGGATCGCCAAAGAGAACAACATCACCTCCATCGCCGACTTCATCAGCTCCCGCTACGGCAAGTCGCAATGGCTCGGGGCCATCATCACGATCATCGCCCTTCTCGGCATCATGCCGTACATCGCGCTGCAGCTGAAGGCGGTCTCCACCACCTTCGATATCCTCTGCGGCTATCCGTACATGCAGCTTCCCCTGCTGCACAGCAACTTCCCCCTCTCGCTCCACACCAATTTCTTCGCCGCCCTGATCCTGGGGGTATTCGGGGTCATTTTCGGCGCCCGCCGCCTCGTCTCCTCCGAGCGCCACGAGGGGCTGGTGGCCGCCGTGGCGGTGGAATCCGTCGTCAAACTCATCGCATTTCTCGCCGTCGGCATCTACGTAACCTACGGGCTCTTCGACGGCTTCGGCGACATCTTCGCACGCATTTCCTCCCAGGGGATGCTTCTCGACCACCTGACCACCCTCGGCGAGCAGGGAGAGACCTCCTACGCACGGTGGTTCTCCACCCTCTACCTCGCCATGGGGGCCATCATCCTGCTCCCCCGCCAGTTTCACGTCATGGTGATCGAGAACTCCAACGAAGAACATATCAAGAAGGCCATGTGGCTCCTTCCGGCCTACATGTTCCTCATCAATCTCTTCGTGCTTCCCGTGGCCCTGGGGGGGATCCTCCAGACCGGGGGAATCCTGGGGGCCGACTTCTTCGTCCTTACCCTCCCCCTGAAGAACGGGCACTCGTGGCTCACGCTCCTCGCCTTTCTCGGCGGTTTTTCCGCCGCAGCCGGCATGGTGATGGTGGAATCGGTGGCGATCTCCACCATGATCCTCAACCATCTCCTGATGCCGATCATCGTGAGCCTCAACCCCCGCCCCTGGTTCCCGAAGCTTCTGATCAACCTGAAGCGGCTTTCCATTTTCGTCGTGGTCCTGCTCGGCTTCCTCTACCAGACGGTGGTGGGCGAAACGTTCATGCTCGTCAATATGGGGCTCATCTCCTTCGCCGCCGCCGCCCAGTTCGGCCCGGCACTCATCGGAGGCCTCTACTGGCGGCGGGGGAACAAGGCGGGGGCCCTTGCCGGCATCGTCCTCGGGTTTCTCTTCTGGGCATACACCCTGCTCCTCCCCTCATTCATCATGTCGGGATGGCTGCCGAAGGCGATCCTGGACGACGGCCCTTTCGGCATTGCGCTCCTGAAGCCGACGGCGCTCTTCGGCCTCGTCGGCTTCGACATCTGGACCCACGCGGTCTTCTGGAGCCTGCTTTTCAACGTCGGCGCCTATCTGGGCTGCTCCATCCTGCTCGGCCAGAGCGATCGGGAGCGGGATCAGATGAAGAAGTTCGTCGACGTCTTCAAGGCAAAGGCCAACGGCGTCCCGTGGGAAACCAAGCGGATGTCGAAGCCGGTCACCATCATGCAGTTTGTGAATCTCATGGCGAAGTTTATCGGAGAACCCCAGGCCCACACCGCCATTGCCGAATATCTGGGAAACCGGGAGATCAACGAGCACGGCGGGGTTTCCGAGTTCGAACTGCCAAAGCTCAAGCGCTTCACCGAAAAGACCCTGGCGGGCTCCGTCGGTGCTGCGGCGGCCGGGGCCATCGTCGAGAGCTACCTCTCGGACCTCGGCTCGCGCATGGAACCGGTCTATGACATCTTCAGCACGGTGCAGGCCTCCCTCGCCGAAAGCCGCGAGGCCCTCTACGTGCGGCTGCGGGCCTCGGAGATCATGAACCGGACTCTCGATCTCCAGATCATCATGGACGACCTCCTCAACCTCGTCCTGAAGGAGTTCAAGCTGGACCTGGCGGTGATCCGGCTGATCGACGAAAACGGAATGCTGCGGGTCAGGAGCTTCAGCGGCAAGGGGATTGCCGGAATCACCGGAAGGGACTGGGAGCCGGAAAGCGAAACGTACATCGGCGATGCGTTCCTGGCCAACCGCGTCCAGTTCGTGAACGATACCCAGTACATCACCAAGCCGGTCTCCCGGGAGCTGATGCAGCGGGAGGGGATCAAGTCGTTCGCCCACATCCCCATCGCCCGGAAAGGAGAGCAGCCCCTCGGGATCATGTCGGTCTTCTCCAAGGGGATCGTGGGACTCTTCAACGAGCCGTTCCTCAACCTCCTGGAGAGCCTCGCCGGCCAGCTGGCCCAGGCGGTGAAGATCGTCAAGGAGATGGAGGCAAAGGAGCAGGAACGGGCCCAGAAGGAACGGGCGCTGCTGGAGCATGCGCGGGTCGTGAACGAGATGGAGATTGCCAAGCAGATCCAGCTTTCGCTCCTCCCCTCTTCCCCCCCGACGCTGCCGGGGATCGCCATCGCCGGGCGCTGCAAGCCGGCAACCCACGTCGGCGGCGACTACTACGACTTCTTCCTCCACGGAGAGCACGGGATCGACATGGTGATCGCCGACGTTTCGGGCCACAGCGTGGGAGCAGCCCTCATCATGGCCGAGACCCGCAGCGTGCTCCGGGCCCAGGCCAGCTCCGACAAGAACGTCGACGCGATCCTCGCCACCCTCAACGAACTGCTCCACGATGACCTGACCGCGGCAGAGCTCTTCATCACCATGTTTTACGTCCGCTTCAACGTGGAAAACCGCACACTCAGCTATGCCAATGCGGGGCACAACCCGCCACTCATCCACCGCAACGGGACGCCCGCCTGCACCGAACTCGACGCCGAAGGGCTGATCCTCGGCGTGAAGCGGGAAGTCGACTTCGAGCACCGGACCGTCACGCTCCTGGAGGGAGACATCGTCCTCCTCTATACGGACGGGATCACCGAGGCGCAAAACCGGGAGGGTGATTTTTTCGGCACCGGCCGACTCTGCGACATCCTTGCGGTCAACCGGCAGCGGCCGGTGGACGAGATCGTCGATACGGTGCAGCGGGAAGTCGAAGCATTTTGCGGGGGCGCCTCGCTGAACGACGACGTTTCCATGGTCGCCTTCAAGATCCTCCCCTTACGCACTGTTAATGAAAGTATGAGCGAAGGGACCGCAAATGGTGTAAGATAA
- a CDS encoding STAS domain-containing protein, translated as MNMKIEEKNEILIIFVKEERLDAHNSNDLKAKMQELFEGGRKNLLVDLTDVRFIDSSGLGALVSGFKNAISHQGSLKLASLQPQVKSMFELTRLHRVFEIFGSTAEALDNF; from the coding sequence ATGAATATGAAGATTGAAGAGAAGAACGAGATCCTGATTATCTTTGTCAAGGAGGAGCGGCTCGACGCCCACAATTCCAACGACCTGAAGGCGAAGATGCAGGAACTCTTCGAGGGGGGGAGGAAGAATCTCCTGGTGGACCTGACGGACGTGCGGTTTATCGATAGCTCGGGGCTCGGCGCCCTGGTTTCCGGCTTCAAGAACGCCATTTCCCACCAGGGAAGCCTGAAGCTCGCCAGCCTTCAACCCCAGGTGAAATCGATGTTCGAACTGACACGACTCCATCGGGTATTCGAGATCTTCGGTTCAACAGCGGAAGCGCTGGACAACTTCTAG
- a CDS encoding histidine triad nucleotide-binding protein produces the protein MDSCIFCKIIDGSIPAKKVYEDDDLVAVEDINPVAPHHLLLIPRKHIVNALDLTPEDDALVGRVFRAAAAIARERGVDERGFRIVQNSNADAGQSVFHIHFHLLAGRHLGWPPG, from the coding sequence ATGGACAGCTGCATCTTCTGTAAAATCATCGATGGCTCGATCCCCGCGAAGAAGGTCTATGAGGACGACGACCTCGTCGCCGTCGAGGATATCAATCCCGTGGCGCCGCACCACCTTCTCCTCATCCCGAGAAAGCACATCGTGAACGCCCTCGACCTGACCCCGGAGGATGACGCCCTGGTGGGGCGCGTTTTCCGCGCGGCTGCGGCCATTGCCCGGGAACGCGGGGTTGACGAACGGGGCTTCCGCATCGTGCAGAACAGTAATGCCGATGCCGGCCAGTCGGTGTTCCACATTCACTTTCACTTGCTGGCGGGACGCCATCTCGGCTGGCCGCCGGGGTGA
- a CDS encoding ATP-binding protein, whose protein sequence is MDRNSIEVDIKVPNQTRYLSLIGRIGEDIAKELDRFDGDRETLAYHLNLVLTEAMVNAIKHANANDPDKMVHVYITISDQDVLIIKVYDAGQGFDINTIPPPDFDALEDRGRGIYIIKSLMDTVKYDRINGGNVLEMTKSLRC, encoded by the coding sequence ATGGACAGGAACTCTATCGAGGTTGACATCAAGGTGCCGAATCAGACTCGCTACCTGAGTCTGATCGGGAGGATCGGCGAGGATATCGCCAAGGAACTCGACCGGTTCGACGGCGACCGCGAGACCCTTGCCTATCATCTGAATCTCGTCCTGACCGAGGCGATGGTCAACGCCATAAAGCACGCCAACGCCAACGATCCGGACAAGATGGTCCACGTCTACATCACCATCTCCGACCAGGATGTGCTTATCATCAAGGTCTATGACGCCGGCCAGGGGTTCGACATCAACACCATCCCCCCACCGGATTTCGATGCCCTGGAGGACCGGGGGCGGGGGATCTACATCATCAAGTCACTGATGGACACGGTGAAATACGACCGGATAAATGGCGGGAACGTACTGGAGATGACCAAGAGCCTTCGCTGTTGA
- a CDS encoding bifunctional aminoglycoside phosphotransferase/ATP-binding protein, which yields MEQRFLRSLLKPAAYPESTSAVELVQTHVSYIFLTDDYAYKVKKPVDFGFLNFSTLDRRRFYCDEEVRLNRRLCPSLYLGVVEVRETASDGAAFFGEGRIVDYAVKMKRLPAERMLDRLLAAGGVGGNEVRALARTVAAFHLQAERNDEIAPFGSIDTIRGNWEENFNQTRIFCGTTLGGRDFLAIEQWVERFLKENSPLFAERVAGGFIRDGDGDLHLENISLGEDGSICIFDCIEFNARFRYGDTAADIAFLLMDFDANGRPDLSALFLDEYIRATGDGEISRIVDFYKVYRAYVRGKVESLRFADHQIPEPERNTARERAARYFRLARGYICRRNLPPTLIITCGPSGSGKSFAAREIALELGLEIISSDVVRKELAGLPPHARRAEGYGEGIYAAAVTTRTYAELLRRAEARLAAGRGVIVDATFRHAPDRLPFRTLAARHGARFSIIHATCGGELVRRRLADRGKDPAEPSDGRWEIYQRQMRDFDPPSADEGTVVTIDTSRSVAEIADSFLEALGILPCG from the coding sequence ATGGAACAGCGATTCCTACGCTCACTCCTGAAACCAGCCGCCTATCCCGAGTCCACCAGCGCCGTGGAACTCGTCCAGACTCACGTTTCCTACATCTTTCTCACCGACGACTACGCCTACAAGGTCAAGAAACCGGTCGATTTCGGCTTTCTCAACTTTTCCACCCTCGACCGCCGCCGCTTTTACTGCGACGAAGAGGTGCGGCTCAACCGCCGCCTCTGCCCCTCCCTCTACCTGGGGGTGGTGGAGGTGCGGGAGACGGCGTCCGACGGCGCCGCCTTCTTCGGCGAAGGACGGATCGTCGATTACGCAGTTAAGATGAAGCGGCTCCCGGCAGAACGGATGCTCGACCGGCTCCTGGCTGCGGGGGGGGTCGGCGGGAACGAGGTTCGTGCCCTCGCCCGGACCGTTGCCGCCTTTCATCTCCAGGCCGAGCGAAACGACGAAATCGCCCCGTTCGGCAGCATCGACACCATCAGGGGCAACTGGGAGGAAAACTTCAACCAGACCCGCATATTCTGCGGCACGACCCTCGGCGGGAGGGATTTCCTGGCCATCGAGCAGTGGGTCGAACGGTTCCTGAAGGAAAACTCCCCCCTCTTCGCCGAACGGGTTGCCGGAGGGTTCATCCGCGACGGAGACGGTGATCTCCACCTGGAAAACATCTCCCTCGGCGAAGACGGGAGCATCTGCATCTTCGACTGCATCGAATTCAACGCCCGCTTCCGCTACGGGGACACCGCCGCCGACATCGCCTTTCTCCTCATGGATTTCGACGCCAACGGCCGGCCCGATCTGTCGGCACTCTTTCTCGACGAGTACATTCGGGCGACCGGCGACGGGGAGATCAGCCGGATCGTGGATTTCTACAAGGTTTACCGCGCCTACGTGCGCGGCAAGGTCGAGAGCCTGCGTTTCGCAGACCACCAGATTCCGGAACCGGAACGCAATACCGCGCGGGAGCGGGCCGCCCGCTATTTCCGCCTCGCCCGGGGGTATATCTGCCGCCGCAACCTCCCGCCGACCCTCATCATCACCTGCGGCCCCTCCGGCAGCGGCAAGAGCTTCGCGGCCCGGGAGATCGCCCTTGAGCTGGGGCTGGAAATCATCAGCTCCGATGTGGTAAGAAAGGAGTTGGCCGGTCTCCCCCCCCATGCCCGCCGCGCCGAAGGATATGGCGAGGGGATCTATGCTGCGGCCGTTACCACCCGCACCTATGCCGAACTCCTGAGGCGGGCGGAGGCGCGGCTCGCCGCCGGCAGGGGGGTCATCGTGGACGCGACGTTCCGCCACGCCCCCGACCGGCTGCCGTTTCGCACGCTGGCCGCCCGCCACGGTGCCCGTTTCTCCATCATCCATGCCACCTGCGGGGGGGAGTTGGTCCGCCGCCGGCTCGCCGACCGCGGGAAAGATCCTGCGGAACCGTCCGACGGCAGATGGGAGATATATCAGCGCCAGATGCGGGACTTCGATCCTCCCTCCGCCGATGAAGGAACAGTGGTGACCATCGACACGTCCCGATCCGTCGCGGAGATTGCCGACTCCTTCCTTGAAGCACTGGGGATACTGCCGTGTGGCTGA